A stretch of Sulfurimonas autotrophica DSM 16294 DNA encodes these proteins:
- a CDS encoding dihydrolipoyl dehydrogenase family protein has translation MKIHYDLIVIGAGPAGTPAAMTAAQFGAKVLLVDKRDAPGGECLFEGCIPSKVLENAANNYWRVISSKKFHIQNTNTAQIHWEAVIQDKDEILKKRSQGAMQVIKKLPTLDFKQGTAKFTDAHTLNIDGEFFSFDKALIATGGKTTIPPLKGNGVDKIWTNKDVFFEKELPKELLFIGAGAISCELTQMFNKLGVKCHILERSERILRHLPSEAALTVQNKMIENGVTVDLHVDLQKIDYENDKFIVTFMQEGKERILECKHVLMATGRGANVDGLELENANVEYNKGGVVVNKQLQSSQAHIYACGDCVPGPKFAHTATYEAGIVVHNMFAPSSHFVNYDKNSWVLFSDPQIGIAGINEQQAHERGLDVDIATYDYSQDARSQIDKSTEGFVKFIIDKKSKVIIGIEIVSEDAASLLGEAALIVANEMNSMDIMKAIHPHPTLTESFGKLAQQIFFKSMMQRNR, from the coding sequence ATGAAAATACATTATGACTTGATAGTAATCGGGGCAGGACCGGCCGGGACTCCTGCAGCTATGACAGCTGCACAGTTTGGTGCAAAAGTTTTACTTGTTGATAAAAGAGATGCTCCCGGCGGCGAGTGCCTTTTTGAGGGATGTATTCCTTCGAAAGTATTGGAAAATGCAGCAAATAATTATTGGAGAGTTATAAGCTCTAAGAAGTTTCATATCCAAAATACAAATACGGCGCAAATTCATTGGGAAGCAGTTATACAAGATAAAGACGAAATACTTAAAAAACGTTCTCAGGGTGCGATGCAGGTAATAAAAAAACTTCCTACACTTGATTTTAAACAAGGCACTGCAAAATTTACAGATGCCCATACGCTCAACATAGATGGAGAGTTTTTTTCTTTTGACAAAGCTCTTATTGCAACAGGCGGAAAAACTACAATTCCTCCTTTGAAAGGAAACGGTGTTGATAAAATTTGGACAAACAAAGATGTGTTTTTTGAAAAAGAGTTGCCAAAAGAGTTGCTATTTATAGGTGCCGGAGCTATCAGCTGTGAACTGACACAGATGTTTAATAAGCTTGGTGTGAAGTGTCATATTTTAGAACGTAGTGAACGAATATTGAGACATCTTCCTTCAGAAGCTGCCCTTACAGTACAAAATAAAATGATTGAAAATGGGGTCACCGTTGATTTACATGTAGATTTACAAAAGATTGATTATGAAAATGACAAATTTATTGTTACATTTATGCAAGAGGGCAAAGAACGCATCTTAGAATGTAAACATGTGCTTATGGCAACCGGTCGCGGTGCAAATGTTGATGGACTTGAACTTGAAAATGCAAATGTGGAGTATAACAAAGGCGGAGTAGTCGTCAATAAACAACTGCAATCATCACAAGCACATATCTATGCTTGCGGCGATTGTGTGCCGGGTCCAAAATTTGCACATACCGCAACGTATGAAGCAGGTATAGTTGTGCATAATATGTTTGCACCGAGTTCACATTTTGTAAATTATGATAAAAATTCATGGGTACTCTTTAGTGATCCTCAAATCGGTATTGCCGGCATAAATGAACAACAGGCACATGAGAGAGGATTAGATGTAGATATCGCAACTTATGATTATTCACAAGATGCAAGAAGCCAGATAGACAAAAGCACAGAGGGATTTGTGAAATTTATTATAGATAAAAAATCGAAAGTTATTATAGGCATAGAGATTGTCAGCGAAGATGCAGCTTCGCTTCTAGGCGAAGCTGCTTTAATAGTGGCTAATGAAATGAACAGTATGGATATTATGAAAGCCATCCATCCGCATCCGACATTAACAGAAAGCTTTGGTAAATTGGCACAACAGATATTTTTCAAATCTATGATGCAAAGAAACAGATGA